The genome window TAATCACTCTTATATGTACCCCCATCAAAGCATCGAAAAAAAATGGCAGGAGGTTTGGGAAAAGAACAAGGCATTTGAAGTGTCTGAAGATCCGGAGAAGAAAAAATTCTACTGCCTCGACATGTTTCCCTACCCATCGAGCAATGGATTGCACGTCGGACATCCGGAAGGATACACGGCAACGGACATTTATTCGCGCTATTTGCGCATGAACGGCTATAACGTACTCCATCCGATGGGTTGGGATGCATTCGGCCTGCCTGCTGAAAACTTTGCCATTAAACAAGGTGTCCATCCGGCAACGACTACGGCGAAGAATATCGAGAATTTCCGCAAACAAATTAAATCATTCGGTTTTTCCTACGATTGGAGCCGTGAAGTGGATACCTCCTCTCCCGAATATTACAAATGGACTCAATGGATTTTTCTCCAACTCTACAAAAAGGGGCTCGCATACAAACGCAAGGCTCGCGTCAACTGGTGCACATCATGCCAAACAGTCCTTGCAAATGAGCAGGTGGTCAATGCCTCATGCGATCGATGCCATAGCGAAGTTATCCAAAAAGAACTTGAACAATGGTTTCTTAAGGTAACCGACTATGCCGACGAACTTCTCTCGTGCCTCGATACGCTTGATTGGCCCAACTCTATCAAGGCATCGCAACGAAACTGGATTGGCAAAAGCGAAGGGCTTATCTTTTCTGCGCCGGTGAAAGATACAGATATGGCACTCGAAACATTCTCAGCGCATTTCGAAGCATGCTATGCAGATTCATTTGTCGTCATTGCACCCGATCACCCGCTCCTCTCAACACTTCTCGAAGGGGTTCCACGTAAAGATCATATTCTTAACCTAGCACAGCAAATGATAAACGAACGCGCACTTACTCGCGAAGAACGGGAACCTACAGGTATTTTTACAGAAAGGTGGATTATCAACCCTCTTGATGGAAAGGAGCTTCCGATTTGGATTGCGAGTTTTGCACTGGCAGATTATGGTACAGGGATCGTCAAGTGTTCGGCGCACGACCAACGAGATTTTGTTTTTGCAAAAAAATACGGTATCCCTCTGAAAGTGTGCCTTGTGCCGCAAGACCAGACTGAACGAGAACGCGTAGAGCGCTTTGAATATTGTTATTCAGACATGCAGAATGGCATTCTCACCGAACCGGCAGAAGCGGCGGGCAAACAAGGAAGGGAATGCCGACAGTTAATCATTGATCACTGCGAACAAAATGGTTTTGCACAAACCTCAACAACATACAAGCTCCGTGACTGGCTTATTTCCCGCCAACGCTACTGGGGAGCGCCTATCCCGATCCTGTATTGCGATTCGTGTGGTGAACAAGGGGTGCCGGAAATTGATCTGCCGGTTCTTTTGCCAACGGATGTTGATTTCCGCCCCACGGGTGAATCACCTCTTACGCGCTCAAAAGAATTTCATTCCGTGAAATGTCCGTCGTGCGGGGGGTCGGCACGGCGAGAATCGGATACCATGGACACATTTATGTGTTCCAGTTGGTATTACTTGCGTTATACAAGTCCCCGTGAAACAAATCAACCGTTCGACAAAGAAAAAATACAGTATTGGATGCCTGTTGATATGTATGTCGGCGGCGCAGAGCATGCAGTCCTCCACCTCCTCTATGCTCGCTTTATGACCAAGGCTCTGCGTGACTGCGGTTTCCTCTCTTTTGACGAACCGTTTACACGACTTCGAAAC of Patescibacteria group bacterium contains these proteins:
- the leuS gene encoding leucine--tRNA ligase — translated: MYPHQSIEKKWQEVWEKNKAFEVSEDPEKKKFYCLDMFPYPSSNGLHVGHPEGYTATDIYSRYLRMNGYNVLHPMGWDAFGLPAENFAIKQGVHPATTTAKNIENFRKQIKSFGFSYDWSREVDTSSPEYYKWTQWIFLQLYKKGLAYKRKARVNWCTSCQTVLANEQVVNASCDRCHSEVIQKELEQWFLKVTDYADELLSCLDTLDWPNSIKASQRNWIGKSEGLIFSAPVKDTDMALETFSAHFEACYADSFVVIAPDHPLLSTLLEGVPRKDHILNLAQQMINERALTREEREPTGIFTERWIINPLDGKELPIWIASFALADYGTGIVKCSAHDQRDFVFAKKYGIPLKVCLVPQDQTERERVERFEYCYSDMQNGILTEPAEAAGKQGRECRQLIIDHCEQNGFAQTSTTYKLRDWLISRQRYWGAPIPILYCDSCGEQGVPEIDLPVLLPTDVDFRPTGESPLTRSKEFHSVKCPSCGGSARRESDTMDTFMCSSWYYLRYTSPRETNQPFDKEKIQYWMPVDMYVGGAEHAVLHLLYARFMTKALRDCGFLSFDEPFTRLRNQGLILGEDGEKMSKSRGNVINPDDVVGMFGADTIRIYEMFMGPFEAVKPWSTNGAVGVRRFLERVWYIFDQIRKHPDLHTHTSSHELQKGVHKTVKKVTEDIVTFNFNTAVSSMMICVNALHDAIHKEEVIDKELQLRLLLILAPFAPHIVEELLELCGAEPISTHTWPTYDSELVKDSVVTVVIQVDGRVRDQIEVEVDCAEDMLKAHTFDRPAVQKWIEGKDIKKIIVVKNKLVNIVLES